The following is a genomic window from Rhizobium sp. 11515TR.
CAGGCGGAAACGAAGAAAACGAATGGGTGAACCAGGACCTTTATAGCATGGCCCAGCGCATCCTTGTCGCCGACGACGAACCGAATATTCGCGACGTGATCTGCTTCGCGCTCGACCGCGCCGGCATGAAGACGACGACGGCGCGCAACGGCACAGAGGCCATGATGGCCTTTCATAAAGGCGGTCTCGATCTGATCGTTCTCGATGTCGGCATGCCCGACATGGATGGACTGGAAGTCTGCCGCCGCATTCGCAAAACATCGAACCTTCCGATCCTCTTCCTCTCGGCGCGCGACGAAGAAATCGACAGGATCCTCGGCCTGGAAATCGGCGGCGACGATTATGTCACCAAACCCTTCAGCCCGCGCGAGCTGGTTGCCCGGGTCCGCACCATCTTGAAGCGAAGCGGCCATGGATCGGAGCCGGATGCAGCTAATGGCCTGGTGTCCGTGGGATCTCTGCGGCTCAATCGCGGTGGCCGCACCGCCAGTTTCGCCGATGTGCCGCTCACCTTGACCGCACTCGAATTCTCGATCCTCGATACGCTGCTGTCGCGCCCCGAGATCGTCTTCAGCCGCGATCAGCTGATGGAAGCGGCCTATGGCGCTGACATGCAGGTGGCCGACCGCACCATAGACAGCCATATCCGCAATCTTCGCGCCAAGCTTTCAGCCGTTGGGGGCAA
Proteins encoded in this region:
- a CDS encoding response regulator: MAQRILVADDEPNIRDVICFALDRAGMKTTTARNGTEAMMAFHKGGLDLIVLDVGMPDMDGLEVCRRIRKTSNLPILFLSARDEEIDRILGLEIGGDDYVTKPFSPRELVARVRTILKRSGHGSEPDAANGLVSVGSLRLNRGGRTASFADVPLTLTALEFSILDTLLSRPEIVFSRDQLMEAAYGADMQVADRTIDSHIRNLRAKLSAVGGKGIIVTVHGIGFKLTSAAEGNV